The region AGCGGACACTTGCGCCAGCAAAGTATAAAGTATAGCTTAAGTATAAAAGTATGGCTTGGAAGGCACGGGTTGCAAACACGCTCCAGCAGCAGGGGTGAAGTCCGCAGCAGGATTCGTTTCAGAAATAAATGACAAATATAGACAGAAGATGAACAGCAATTTTGCTGGCGAGGCTTCTAACGAAGAAAGGCCACCAAGTATGGCAGCCTTCCTTCGTTATCAAAAGCCAATATTACGCCTCCACCGGCTGCTCCTTCTTCTCCGCCTTGTACAGCAGGGTAGAGCAGTTGGTCTTTCGCAGCACCTCCTGGGCGCATCGCTGGATATCGTCTGGCGTTACGGCCTGTACTTTCTCGCCTTCCTGGTTGATGAGGTTGGCATCGCCGAGCAGTTTGCAGTAGGCCAGGTTCATGGCGCGGTTCAGCAGCTCGATCTCGGAGAAAACGATGCTGGTCTCGGCCTGGTTCTTCACCTTGTTCAGCTCCTCCTCGTCCACACGGTTGTCGATCAGTTCCTGCACAATGGTTTCGATGGCAGTGTTCGCCTCCTGCAGGTCCGCACCCTCGTTTAGCTTGCCCTGGATAATGAGCAGGCCCGGCTCCACGCTTCCGGTTACCGATGCAGAAATAGAGTTAAACAGTTTCTGCTCCTTCACCAGCCGCTCATACAAACGGCTCGATTTGCCACGACCCAGGATGTCGCTGATCAGGTCTACGGCATGGTAATCGGGGTGCTGGCGGCCCGGCATGTGGTAGGCTTTGTAAATGGCGCTGAGCGGCACGTCGGCCGTTACCTCCAGCACGCGCTCCTCCGTCTGCCGCGGCTCCTCCTGTAGCTGGCGCTCATACTTCTCACCGGCTGGTATCGGGCCGAACCATTTCTCTGCCAACTCCTTCGCCCGCTCAAAAGTTACGTTGCCGGCCACCACCAGTATGGCGTTGCTCGGTGAGTAGTGTTTCCGGAAAAAGGCCTTCACGATGTCCATGGTGGCCTCCTCGATGTGTGCGATCTCCTTGCCGATGGTAGCCCATTTGTAGGAGTGCTCCCTGTAGGCTAGCGGGCGCAGCTTCAGCCACACATCGCCGTAAGGCTGGTTCAGGTAGTTCTGCTTAAACTCTTCTACCACCACCTTGCGCTGTACCTCCAGGCCATGGTCGCTAAAGGCCAGCTCCAGCATGCGGTCCGACTCCAGCCAGAAGCCCGTTTCCAGGTTCTGCGCCGGCACCGAGAGGTAGTAGTTGGTGATGTCGGGGCTGGTGAAGGCGTTATTCTCACCGCCCACGCGCTGCAGGGGCTCATCGTACACGGGGATGTTCTTGGAGCCGCTGAACATCAAATGTTCGAACAGGTGCGCAAAGCCCGTATGTGCTTCCTCCTCGTCGCGGGAGCCCACATCGTAGAGCACGTTCAACACAGCCATCGGTGAAGTATGATCCTCATGCACGATCACGCGCAGTCCATTGTCCAGGGTACATTCTTTAAACTCTATCATATCTTAAATTGCTGCATGGTTGAAGGGCAGATGCAGGCTTTCGGGTACGCTGCTCAAACATCCGCCAATAATTTACCTGTTATACTTTTAAATGTTGGCTGCAGCTATACATTATACTTTAAAGTATAGAATATAGAGACTTTTGTGTCTTTGCTTGCAGCCTTTGCAGGTTTTCTGTAGCTTTTGCTCGCTAAGGTGAAAGGGCTGCACCTTCCTGCCTTGCGGCATCAATCCAACGAAACAAAAGTATAAATTAATGACTTAGCTTTTTGGTGCCTTGCCATTACTTTAACCCAAAAACTATAACGAGGTTTTCATTAAAGAGATGAACTATAACCGCAAAGAGTATTCTGAAGAGGAGCTGATCAATCTATACCGCGCCATCCTGAAGCCGCGCATGATCGAGGAGCGCATGCTGGTGCTGCTGCGCCAAGGCCGCGTGAGCAAGTGGTTTTCCGGCATCGGGCAGGAGGCGATCTCGGTGGGCTCGGCCATGGCGCTGGAGCCGGATGAGTATATTTTGCCGCTGCACCGCAACCTGGGCGTGTTCACGAGCCGGGGCATCGACCTAGGGCGCCTGTTCGCGCAGTTCCAGGGCAAAACGCACGGCTTCACCAAAGGCCGCGACCGCTCTTTCCACTTCGGCACCAACGAGCATCACATCGTGGGCATGATCTCGCACCTGGGTCCGCAGTTGGCCGTGGCCGACGGCATTGCCTTGGCCGACCTGCTGGAGAACAAGGAAAAGGTGACGTTGGTGTTCAGCGGGGATGGCGGTGCCTCGGAAGGGGACTTTCATGAGGCGCTGAACGTGGCGGCCGTGTGGGGCCTGCCGGTGATCTTTATGATCGAGAACAACGGCTATGGCCTCTCTACGCCCAGCAACGAGCAGTTTAAGTTCAAGCACTTCATCGATAAAGGCCCGGCTTACGGTATCGACGCGCTGCAGATAGACGGCAATAACATCCTGGAAGTATATGACACCGTTCGTCAGGCGGCGGCCAGTATCCGCAAGAACCCGCGCCCGATGCTCATCGAAGCCATCACCTTCCGCATGCGCGGCCATGAGGAGGCCAGTGGCACCAAGTACGTGCCGCAGGAGCTCTTCGAGAAGTGGGCCAAGAAAGACCCCGTGGAGAATTTCGAGAAGTACCTGCTGGATGAGCTGGTGCTGACGCAGAAGGTCCTGGAAAGTATAAAGGAGGAGCTGAAGGCCGAGATAGAGGAGGGGCTGCAGACGGCTTTTGCCGAGCCGATGCCGGAAGCCAACCGCGAGCAGGAATTAGCAGATATGTACAAGCCTTTCGAACAGGAGGTGATACAGCCAGCCTCGGA is a window of Pontibacter kalidii DNA encoding:
- a CDS encoding M16 family metallopeptidase, whose amino-acid sequence is MIEFKECTLDNGLRVIVHEDHTSPMAVLNVLYDVGSRDEEEAHTGFAHLFEHLMFSGSKNIPVYDEPLQRVGGENNAFTSPDITNYYLSVPAQNLETGFWLESDRMLELAFSDHGLEVQRKVVVEEFKQNYLNQPYGDVWLKLRPLAYREHSYKWATIGKEIAHIEEATMDIVKAFFRKHYSPSNAILVVAGNVTFERAKELAEKWFGPIPAGEKYERQLQEEPRQTEERVLEVTADVPLSAIYKAYHMPGRQHPDYHAVDLISDILGRGKSSRLYERLVKEQKLFNSISASVTGSVEPGLLIIQGKLNEGADLQEANTAIETIVQELIDNRVDEEELNKVKNQAETSIVFSEIELLNRAMNLAYCKLLGDANLINQEGEKVQAVTPDDIQRCAQEVLRKTNCSTLLYKAEKKEQPVEA
- a CDS encoding alpha-ketoacid dehydrogenase subunit alpha/beta — encoded protein: MNYNRKEYSEEELINLYRAILKPRMIEERMLVLLRQGRVSKWFSGIGQEAISVGSAMALEPDEYILPLHRNLGVFTSRGIDLGRLFAQFQGKTHGFTKGRDRSFHFGTNEHHIVGMISHLGPQLAVADGIALADLLENKEKVTLVFSGDGGASEGDFHEALNVAAVWGLPVIFMIENNGYGLSTPSNEQFKFKHFIDKGPAYGIDALQIDGNNILEVYDTVRQAAASIRKNPRPMLIEAITFRMRGHEEASGTKYVPQELFEKWAKKDPVENFEKYLLDELVLTQKVLESIKEELKAEIEEGLQTAFAEPMPEANREQELADMYKPFEQEVIQPASEAKTERRFVDAISDGLRQSMERYPELVLMGQDIAEYGGVFKITEGFVEKFGKERVRNTPLCESAILGIGLGLSVRGQKSMVEMQFADFVSAGFSQIVNNLAKSHYRWGQHADVVVRMPTGAGTAAGPFHSQSNEAWFFHTPGLKIVYPSSPYDAKGLLNAAIEDPNPVMYFEHKLLYRSISQEIPDDYYTVEIGKAKTVAEGDDLTIITYGMGVHWAKQLQQELTDASIEILDLRSLLPWDKEAVRSAVEKTGRVIILHEDTMTGGIGGEIAAWISEHCFELLDAPVARVASLDTAVPFAPPLEQEFLPRQRLREKAEAMLNY